A stretch of the Amycolatopsis sp. BJA-103 genome encodes the following:
- a CDS encoding AsnC family protein, whose product MAVTDPVDIRLLAALADLGKAAVHELAAKVGMDPREVAYRLVALSGSGLPLLVGVESDPNGLRAAIASSPPSWAQQQPQQRPPAQGSGPHNVQGTPSGPYNVQGTPSGPYNVHGTPSGRYPGPPSAPVRQPMAPPQQQRPPAPQQQFAAPPMAPADPVMSTWGVPQTASWARGDEQQPAPRQVPEGKKGKTGDVMETQGLEGEQLTVQLLEVQDPADYLFSAAGYSLEAGERSVVVHTEITNRGNIPFVSLPDNYLELLSADGKPITKAPVSLTSRPPHKIGVRPGETLGGHTVYVLPDATRVVAVRWSPRPEPDERTLTWSIDD is encoded by the coding sequence GTGGCCGTGACCGATCCCGTGGATATCCGTCTGCTCGCCGCCCTCGCGGACCTGGGCAAGGCGGCCGTACACGAACTCGCGGCCAAGGTGGGGATGGATCCGCGCGAGGTCGCGTACCGGCTCGTCGCCCTCTCCGGCAGCGGGTTGCCGCTGCTCGTCGGCGTGGAAAGCGACCCGAACGGGCTACGCGCCGCCATCGCGAGCTCGCCGCCTTCCTGGGCACAGCAGCAGCCTCAGCAGCGTCCGCCCGCGCAGGGATCCGGACCGCACAACGTCCAGGGCACCCCCTCGGGTCCGTACAACGTCCAGGGGACGCCGTCGGGGCCGTACAACGTGCACGGAACGCCGTCGGGCCGCTACCCCGGCCCGCCGTCGGCTCCGGTCCGTCAGCCGATGGCACCGCCCCAGCAGCAGCGGCCGCCCGCCCCTCAGCAGCAGTTCGCCGCTCCCCCGATGGCGCCCGCCGACCCGGTGATGAGCACCTGGGGCGTCCCGCAGACGGCGTCGTGGGCCCGCGGCGACGAGCAGCAGCCCGCGCCGCGGCAGGTCCCGGAGGGCAAGAAGGGCAAGACCGGCGACGTCATGGAGACCCAGGGCCTGGAGGGCGAGCAGCTCACCGTCCAGCTGCTCGAGGTCCAGGATCCGGCGGACTACCTGTTCAGCGCGGCGGGCTACTCCCTGGAAGCCGGGGAACGGTCGGTCGTGGTGCACACCGAGATCACCAACCGCGGGAACATCCCGTTCGTCTCGCTGCCGGACAACTACCTCGAACTGCTCAGCGCGGACGGCAAGCCGATCACGAAGGCGCCGGTGTCCCTGACCTCGCGGCCGCCGCACAAGATCGGCGTCCGGCCCGGCGAGACCCTCGGCGGCCATACCGTCTACGTGCTGCCGGACGCCACCCGCGTGGTCGCCGTGCGCTGGTCACCGAGGCCGGAGCCCGACGAGCGCACGCTGACCTGGTCGATCGACGACTAG
- a CDS encoding RluA family pseudouridine synthase: protein MSARMLPVPDGLDGMRVDAGLAKLLGLSRTVVAELAESGEILLDGRPAGKSDRLAAGGLLEVTLPDPASPIEVVAEHVDGMKILHDDDDIVVISKPVGVAVHPSPGWNGPTVVAGLAAAGLRIATSGAAERQGVVHRLDAGTTGVMVVAKSEHAYTVLKRAFKERTVDKGYHAIVQGHPDPTRGTIDAPIDRHPRHDYKFAVVQGGRPSVTHYEVVEAFRAASLAQIKLETGRTHQIRVHFSALKHPCVGDLTYGADPVLARKLGLSRQWLHAKTLGFAHPSDGRWVEFESEYPDDLANALRILQDEN from the coding sequence ATGAGCGCGCGGATGTTGCCCGTTCCCGACGGGCTCGACGGCATGCGCGTCGACGCGGGGCTGGCGAAACTACTGGGACTTTCCCGCACGGTCGTGGCGGAACTCGCCGAATCCGGCGAGATCCTGCTCGACGGCAGGCCTGCCGGGAAGTCGGACAGGCTTGCCGCGGGCGGGCTGCTCGAGGTGACGCTGCCCGATCCGGCCTCGCCCATCGAGGTCGTCGCGGAACACGTCGACGGGATGAAGATCCTGCACGACGACGACGACATCGTGGTGATCTCGAAGCCGGTCGGTGTCGCCGTGCACCCGAGCCCCGGCTGGAACGGGCCGACCGTCGTCGCCGGTCTCGCCGCCGCCGGGCTGCGGATCGCGACGTCGGGCGCGGCCGAACGCCAGGGTGTCGTGCACCGGCTGGACGCGGGTACCACCGGTGTGATGGTCGTGGCCAAGAGCGAGCACGCGTACACCGTGCTCAAGCGGGCGTTCAAGGAACGCACCGTCGACAAGGGCTACCACGCCATCGTCCAGGGCCACCCGGATCCGACGCGCGGCACCATCGACGCGCCGATCGACCGGCACCCCCGGCACGACTACAAGTTCGCCGTCGTCCAGGGCGGACGGCCCAGCGTCACGCACTACGAGGTCGTCGAGGCATTCCGTGCCGCGTCGCTGGCCCAGATCAAGCTGGAGACCGGCCGCACGCACCAGATCCGCGTGCACTTCTCGGCCCTCAAGCACCCGTGCGTCGGTGACCTGACCTACGGCGCAGACCCGGTGCTCGCACGCAAACTCGGGCTTTCCCGGCAGTGGCTGCACGCGAAGACGCTCGGCTTCGCTCACCCGTCCGACGGGCGCTGGGTCGAGTTCGAGTCGGAGTACCCGGACGACCTGGCCAACGCGCTGCGGATCCTGCAGGACGAGAACTAG
- the lspA gene encoding signal peptidase II, which translates to MSTEPETAPPAPPLPKKRVAVVFAVAAVLWGIDLLTKQIAVSTLEGKQPVEFLGGLVYFQLVRNPGAAFSMATGLTWVLALVAVAVVVAIVWLARRLRSVGWAIGLGLVLAGALGNLTDRIFRAPGPLQGHVVDMISAFAPNGQGWAIFNVADSAICVGGVLIVILSLLGKDYDGSSTKDKKKAASA; encoded by the coding sequence GTGAGTACAGAGCCCGAAACCGCGCCACCGGCGCCGCCGCTGCCCAAGAAGCGCGTCGCCGTGGTGTTCGCCGTCGCCGCGGTGCTGTGGGGGATCGACCTCCTCACCAAGCAGATCGCGGTGTCCACGCTGGAGGGCAAGCAGCCGGTCGAGTTCCTCGGCGGGCTGGTGTACTTCCAGCTGGTGCGCAACCCCGGTGCCGCCTTCTCGATGGCGACCGGGCTCACCTGGGTGCTCGCGCTGGTCGCGGTGGCGGTCGTGGTCGCCATCGTCTGGCTGGCCCGGCGGCTGCGCTCGGTCGGCTGGGCGATCGGCCTCGGCCTGGTGCTGGCGGGCGCGCTCGGCAACCTGACCGACCGGATCTTCCGGGCCCCCGGCCCGCTGCAAGGACACGTCGTCGACATGATCTCCGCGTTCGCGCCGAACGGGCAGGGCTGGGCGATCTTCAACGTCGCCGACTCCGCGATCTGCGTCGGCGGGGTGCTCATCGTGATTCTTTCCTTGCTGGGCAAGGACTACGACGGATCGTCTACAAAGGACAAGAAGAAGGCGGCGAGCGCATGA
- a CDS encoding aminotransferase class V-fold PLP-dependent enzyme — protein MTLALERTNTPADISTAVAETVATREIPAVACADLRVPLVTGGDIGYANLDHAASAPCLDKVRDAVDEFLPWYASVHRGAGFASQVSTKLYERTRGILRDFVDARSTDTVVFTRNTTDSFNLLARSLPKHTSVVVFDTEHHAALLPWKGPNVRRIQTPRTRLAAVSAVDEALADCPQGPRLVVITGASNVTGELLPVKEISAVARRHGARIALDAAQLAPHRKISLRKLDVDYIAISGHKLYAPFGAGALIGRADWLRAAQPYLAGGGATKLVTRDSEDFGVVWNAGAERHEAGSPNTVGVYALGVACETLAGNWDAIVAHEDELLARLRRGLAGVPGFAELRLFDAPVDRVGTLSFVVDGFDPGWLAAVLSAEYGIGVRDGAFCAHIATKRLISAAGSTGQQAVRVSLGLGSTAEHVDRLVLALRQIVARGARWQYEKPEGRWVPENDPRELPPFCA, from the coding sequence ATGACTCTCGCTCTCGAACGCACCAACACCCCCGCCGACATCTCCACCGCTGTCGCGGAAACCGTTGCCACCCGCGAAATCCCGGCCGTGGCGTGTGCCGATCTGCGGGTCCCGCTGGTCACCGGCGGCGACATCGGGTACGCCAACCTCGACCACGCGGCGAGCGCTCCCTGCCTGGACAAGGTGCGCGACGCCGTCGACGAGTTCCTTCCCTGGTACGCCAGCGTCCACCGCGGCGCCGGGTTCGCTTCGCAGGTCTCCACCAAGCTTTACGAGCGGACGCGCGGAATCCTGCGGGACTTCGTCGACGCGCGGTCGACCGACACCGTCGTGTTCACCCGCAACACCACCGATTCCTTCAACCTTCTCGCGCGCAGCCTGCCGAAGCACACGTCGGTCGTCGTGTTCGACACCGAGCACCACGCCGCGCTGCTGCCGTGGAAGGGCCCGAACGTCCGCCGGATCCAGACCCCGCGCACCCGCCTCGCCGCGGTGTCCGCTGTGGACGAAGCGCTCGCGGACTGCCCTCAGGGCCCGCGGCTGGTCGTCATCACCGGCGCGTCCAACGTGACCGGGGAACTGTTGCCGGTCAAGGAGATCTCCGCCGTCGCGCGGCGGCACGGCGCGCGGATCGCACTCGACGCCGCGCAACTCGCGCCGCACCGCAAGATCTCCCTGCGCAAACTGGACGTCGACTACATCGCGATCTCGGGGCACAAGCTGTACGCGCCCTTCGGTGCCGGTGCGCTGATCGGCCGCGCCGACTGGCTGCGCGCCGCCCAGCCGTACCTCGCCGGTGGCGGCGCGACGAAGCTCGTCACCCGCGACTCCGAAGACTTCGGCGTGGTCTGGAACGCCGGCGCCGAGCGGCACGAAGCCGGTTCCCCCAACACCGTCGGCGTCTACGCGCTCGGTGTCGCCTGCGAGACGCTGGCCGGGAACTGGGACGCGATCGTCGCCCACGAGGACGAGTTGCTGGCACGGCTGCGCCGTGGTCTCGCCGGTGTCCCCGGTTTCGCCGAGCTGCGGCTGTTCGACGCGCCCGTCGACCGCGTCGGCACGCTGAGCTTCGTCGTCGACGGCTTCGACCCGGGCTGGCTCGCCGCGGTTTTGTCCGCGGAGTACGGCATCGGCGTGCGGGACGGTGCGTTCTGCGCGCACATCGCGACCAAACGACTCATCTCCGCCGCCGGTTCGACCGGCCAGCAGGCCGTCCGGGTCAGCCTCGGCCTCGGCAGCACCGCCGAGCACGTGGACCGGCTCGTCCTGGCGCTGCGCCAGATCGTCGCCCGCGGCGCCCGCTGGCAGTACGAGAAGCCGGAAGGCCGCTGGGTGCCGGAGAACGACCCGCGGGAGCTTCCCCCGTTCTGCGCCTGA
- a CDS encoding M23 family metallopeptidase, which translates to MTKLPVRFAGLGAAAVLVGVVLSTPAAAAGAFPAFGLPFDTGQAVYSAGIHSDNGTSGVKNAIDFSPGDKTVRAPLAGTVRIQHCDGGDWVTVDHDGGWRTGYYHMEGISVTDGQRVVPGDALGRTGNALPCGGSSTGAHVHFTLWTLPAVAKGGDSRDFGVGAGNWNGMSYDEVSTKVAEAYGEAVDGKTFGGWQFAAGTDQYSGTATEVSSRATIPLPGRFRV; encoded by the coding sequence GTGACGAAACTTCCTGTGCGGTTCGCCGGTCTGGGGGCCGCCGCCGTCCTCGTCGGGGTGGTTCTCTCGACGCCGGCCGCGGCCGCGGGCGCGTTCCCGGCGTTCGGCTTGCCGTTCGACACCGGTCAGGCGGTCTATTCGGCGGGGATTCACTCGGACAACGGGACCTCCGGCGTGAAGAACGCCATCGACTTCAGCCCGGGGGACAAGACCGTTCGCGCCCCGCTCGCGGGGACGGTCCGGATCCAGCACTGCGACGGCGGCGACTGGGTGACCGTCGACCACGACGGCGGCTGGCGGACCGGGTACTACCACATGGAGGGCATTTCGGTCACCGACGGCCAGCGGGTCGTCCCGGGCGACGCCCTCGGCCGGACCGGCAACGCGCTGCCCTGCGGCGGCAGCAGCACCGGCGCCCACGTGCACTTCACCCTGTGGACCCTGCCCGCCGTCGCCAAGGGCGGTGACTCGCGCGACTTCGGCGTCGGAGCGGGCAACTGGAACGGCATGTCCTACGACGAGGTCTCGACCAAGGTCGCCGAGGCCTACGGCGAAGCGGTCGACGGCAAGACCTTCGGCGGCTGGCAGTTCGCCGCGGGCACCGATCAGTACTCGGGTACGGCCACCGAGGTCTCGTCCCGCGCGACCATCCCCCTGCCCGGCCGATTCCGCGTCTGA
- a CDS encoding potassium/proton antiporter, with amino-acid sequence MEQLPLILGTGGAVLLVAVIAVRVSIRVGLPSLLLYLGMGVLLGEAGFGIQYDNPELTQSLGLAALVMILSEGGLTTRWTAVKPSLGIGIALSTVAVAVSIAVTGAALHWLLGLDWRMALLWGAVLASTDAAAVFSVLRSAGVGKRLVGALEIESGINDAPAYIAVVVLAEGTTIDWSLPLLVVYELAAGLVIGLAFGWIGAHALRRAALPATGLYPLATVAVCVVAYSSGQLAHASGLLATYVAALVLGNSKLPHRSDTLSFAEGLGWLAQIGLFVLLGLFASPSRIFESLIQGLVAGAVVLLLARPLSVVLSALPFKIPWREQVFLSWAGLRGAVPIVLALIPLSSGVPGAQELVDAVFVLVIVLTLLQGATLSPLARVLGLTQHAQAHEIDVDSAPLDEMGADLLQVRINPGSKMHGVYLAELRLPIGATISLLVRDGIGFTPNKDTRLQERDQLLVVTTSDARDAAERRLRAVDRAGRLARWKGESGQ; translated from the coding sequence ATGGAGCAGCTCCCGCTCATTCTCGGTACCGGTGGTGCCGTCCTGCTCGTCGCCGTGATCGCCGTCCGCGTGTCGATCCGGGTCGGTCTGCCCTCGCTGCTGCTCTACCTGGGCATGGGGGTGCTGCTCGGCGAAGCCGGGTTCGGCATCCAGTACGACAATCCCGAGCTCACCCAGTCGCTCGGCCTCGCCGCGCTGGTGATGATCCTGTCCGAAGGTGGTCTCACCACCCGGTGGACGGCCGTGAAACCCTCGCTGGGCATCGGAATCGCACTGTCCACAGTGGCCGTCGCGGTGAGTATCGCGGTCACCGGCGCCGCCCTGCACTGGCTGCTGGGCCTCGACTGGCGGATGGCGTTGCTGTGGGGCGCGGTGCTCGCCTCGACCGACGCCGCCGCGGTGTTCTCGGTGCTGAGATCGGCGGGGGTCGGGAAGCGGCTCGTCGGCGCGCTGGAGATCGAGTCGGGCATCAACGACGCCCCGGCGTACATCGCCGTCGTCGTGCTGGCCGAGGGCACGACCATCGACTGGTCGCTGCCGCTGCTGGTGGTCTACGAACTCGCAGCCGGGCTGGTCATCGGCCTGGCCTTCGGTTGGATCGGCGCGCACGCGCTGCGACGGGCCGCGCTGCCGGCGACCGGCCTGTATCCGCTGGCCACGGTCGCCGTCTGTGTCGTGGCGTACTCGAGCGGGCAGCTGGCGCACGCCTCCGGCCTGCTCGCCACCTATGTCGCGGCCCTGGTGCTGGGGAACTCGAAGCTGCCGCACCGGTCCGACACGCTGTCCTTCGCGGAGGGGCTCGGTTGGCTCGCGCAGATCGGGCTGTTCGTCCTGCTGGGCCTGTTCGCCTCGCCGAGCAGGATCTTCGAGAGCCTGATCCAGGGGCTCGTCGCGGGCGCCGTGGTGCTGCTGCTCGCCCGTCCGCTGTCGGTGGTGCTGTCCGCGCTGCCGTTCAAGATCCCTTGGCGAGAACAGGTGTTCCTGTCTTGGGCCGGGTTGCGCGGGGCCGTCCCGATCGTGCTCGCGCTGATCCCGCTGTCGTCCGGGGTGCCCGGTGCGCAGGAGCTGGTCGACGCCGTGTTCGTGCTGGTCATCGTGCTGACCCTGCTCCAGGGTGCGACGCTGAGCCCGCTCGCGAGAGTGCTCGGGCTGACCCAGCACGCCCAAGCGCACGAGATCGACGTCGACTCCGCGCCGCTCGACGAGATGGGCGCCGACCTGTTGCAGGTCCGGATCAATCCCGGGTCGAAGATGCACGGCGTCTACCTGGCGGAGCTGCGGTTGCCGATCGGGGCGACGATCAGCCTGCTCGTGCGCGACGGCATCGGCTTCACGCCCAACAAGGACACCCGGCTCCAGGAACGCGATCAGTTACTCGTCGTGACCACGTCCGACGCCCGTGACGCGGCCGAACGACGCCTCCGGGCCGTCGACCGTGCCGGCCGCCTCGCCAGGTGGAAGGGCGAATCCGGCCAATAG
- a CDS encoding ArsR/SmtB family transcription factor, producing METIALAEVAAVLADPSRASMCLALLDGRAWTVTELAGAAEVAASTASEHVTKLTEAGFVVRVKQGRHSYVRIADPRVAELIEHLAQHAEHRPVKGLRSSVRVKRLEFARTCYDHLAGTVGVALRDGMLTAGLIDEADGLTLTARGREVLGALGVEIAESRRPMLRDCLDWTVRRDHLAGRVPAALLSHGVSAGWLSREGNRAVKVLPAAEKPFAELGVDLVALRSP from the coding sequence ATGGAAACGATCGCCTTGGCCGAGGTCGCGGCCGTGCTCGCCGATCCGAGCCGCGCGTCGATGTGCCTCGCGCTGCTCGACGGACGTGCCTGGACGGTGACCGAGCTGGCCGGAGCGGCCGAAGTGGCCGCCTCGACGGCGAGCGAACACGTGACGAAGCTGACCGAGGCAGGCTTCGTCGTGCGGGTCAAACAGGGGCGGCACAGCTACGTCCGGATCGCCGACCCCCGGGTGGCGGAGCTGATCGAGCATCTGGCGCAGCACGCCGAGCATCGCCCGGTGAAGGGGTTGCGCTCGTCGGTCCGGGTGAAGCGGCTCGAATTCGCCAGGACCTGCTACGACCACCTCGCCGGGACGGTCGGGGTCGCGCTGCGGGACGGGATGCTCACCGCCGGGCTGATCGACGAGGCCGACGGCCTGACGTTGACCGCTCGCGGACGCGAGGTGCTCGGCGCCCTCGGGGTGGAGATCGCCGAAAGTCGCCGTCCGATGCTGCGTGACTGTCTCGATTGGACAGTGCGCCGTGATCATTTGGCGGGCCGGGTCCCCGCGGCGTTACTGTCTCACGGAGTGAGCGCCGGCTGGTTGTCCCGTGAGGGCAACCGCGCGGTGAAAGTCCTGCCCGCGGCGGAGAAACCGTTCGCGGAACTCGGGGTGGACCTGGTGGCCCTGCGGAGTCCGTAA
- a CDS encoding penicillin-binding transpeptidase domain-containing protein, which produces MSPARKRGILIGAALAVVAIVVAAVVLLVKEDPAPAATGGPGEPTESASQSPAQVAARFLRQFDTGDLTGAPVDDPAAGTAALSAARAALSGAQVKTSLGEVPTTPGDATTTSATFHASWTFTGNSVWKYEGKLELVRNSGKWVVRWAMSVIHPKLEAGQQLSVAPVSAKPVVADRDGKALVGGDAAGVAPILQGALSKVASEQNGGSGTPATVTVSRVDASGKPVETLFGQAGESDKPLASTLSVASQSAAQKAVDGFQGPAIIVAMKTSGELLAVAQNGAAGNQPKALNGLYSPGSAFKIATATAALQKGGISADSPVACPGSEQIGTRTLKNENGFDLGTVSLKTAFAASCNTTFGRLAGQLPADGLAKAASQYGLNADFEIPGLATETGKVEPSAGGDEQVEAGIGQGRVQVSPLGAALMAATVATGKPVVPKLWQGLETKVNTGYQAPPAGVLNQVRAMMREVCTTGTAKALKGSGAVFGKTGTAQFGSGADANGWFVGYRGDVAFAVMLEGSNDSGPAVRLAAKFLVG; this is translated from the coding sequence ATGAGTCCTGCCCGGAAAAGAGGGATCCTGATCGGCGCCGCGCTGGCGGTCGTCGCCATCGTGGTGGCCGCGGTGGTGCTGCTGGTCAAGGAGGATCCGGCGCCCGCCGCCACCGGCGGACCCGGGGAGCCGACCGAGAGCGCGAGCCAAAGCCCCGCCCAGGTCGCCGCCCGGTTCCTGCGGCAGTTCGACACCGGTGACCTGACCGGTGCGCCGGTCGACGATCCGGCGGCGGGCACGGCGGCCCTGTCCGCGGCGCGCGCCGCGCTCAGCGGGGCGCAGGTCAAGACGTCACTGGGCGAGGTTCCGACGACGCCGGGGGACGCGACCACGACGTCGGCCACCTTCCACGCTTCGTGGACGTTCACGGGCAACAGCGTCTGGAAGTACGAAGGCAAGCTGGAGCTGGTCCGCAACTCGGGGAAATGGGTCGTCCGCTGGGCGATGTCGGTGATCCACCCGAAGCTCGAAGCCGGTCAGCAGCTTTCCGTGGCTCCCGTTTCGGCGAAGCCGGTCGTGGCCGACAGGGACGGCAAAGCCCTCGTCGGCGGTGACGCGGCGGGTGTCGCGCCGATCCTGCAAGGGGCGCTGTCGAAGGTCGCGTCCGAGCAGAACGGCGGCTCCGGGACGCCCGCCACCGTCACCGTGTCGCGGGTCGATGCCTCCGGCAAGCCGGTCGAAACGCTGTTCGGGCAGGCGGGCGAGAGTGACAAACCGCTGGCTTCGACCTTGAGCGTGGCTTCCCAGAGCGCCGCGCAGAAGGCCGTCGACGGCTTCCAGGGGCCGGCGATCATCGTCGCGATGAAGACTTCGGGCGAACTGCTGGCCGTCGCGCAGAACGGCGCGGCCGGGAACCAGCCGAAGGCGCTCAACGGCCTCTATTCGCCGGGATCGGCCTTCAAGATCGCCACGGCGACCGCGGCGCTGCAGAAGGGCGGAATCTCCGCCGACTCGCCGGTGGCCTGCCCGGGCAGTGAGCAGATCGGGACCCGCACGCTCAAGAACGAAAACGGGTTCGACCTGGGGACCGTCTCGCTGAAGACGGCCTTCGCGGCCTCGTGCAACACGACGTTCGGGCGGCTCGCCGGGCAACTGCCCGCGGACGGCCTCGCGAAGGCCGCGAGCCAGTACGGCCTCAACGCCGACTTCGAGATCCCGGGACTGGCGACCGAGACCGGCAAGGTGGAGCCGTCGGCGGGCGGCGACGAGCAGGTCGAGGCCGGGATCGGGCAGGGAAGGGTGCAGGTCAGCCCGCTGGGCGCGGCGCTCATGGCCGCCACCGTCGCCACGGGGAAGCCGGTGGTGCCGAAGCTGTGGCAGGGGCTCGAGACCAAGGTCAACACCGGCTACCAGGCCCCGCCCGCCGGGGTGCTGAACCAGGTCCGGGCAATGATGCGCGAGGTCTGCACGACGGGGACCGCGAAGGCGCTGAAGGGCAGCGGCGCCGTCTTCGGCAAGACCGGGACGGCGCAGTTCGGCTCGGGTGCCGACGCCAACGGCTGGTTCGTCGGGTATCGCGGCGACGTCGCGTTCGCCGTCATGCTCGAGGGCTCCAACGATTCCGGGCCCGCGGTCCGGCTGGCGGCGAAGTTCCTGGTGGGCTGA